One stretch of Arachis hypogaea cultivar Tifrunner chromosome 20, arahy.Tifrunner.gnm2.J5K5, whole genome shotgun sequence DNA includes these proteins:
- the LOC112783453 gene encoding uncharacterized protein yields MHVTDEDSMQRMFFTYHQTRAQTSLIELYVEFEEIDDVDFPEPNIDWVGYNTESDEEFEGNYEVVGPTEDVEEDEIMVERDVADVANALTGQHPYGEPSFMHALNLDAMHAPEFPEYVNTAPAVVATGEFAVGMEFNSREAVTKSVKEYTIRRGVDYRVYESEPTTFYAKCVQYGISCDWLIRVSLMKRQYCWVIRRYNGSHTCTRSTISQDHAKLDSETIAEAIKPLVEADPSIKVKSVIAEVQSKFNYTISYRKAWLAKQKAVEKIFGGWESSYEALPTWFEAMVAKEPSAAVEYETAYGYRGDELVEDLRILTRVFWAFYPCIKAFRSCKPVVQIDGTHLYGKYKGALLVAVSQDGNGNIVPLAFAIVEGETADAWHFFLSHLRTHVVNRDGVALISDRHESIISAVGRSNGAWEYPRAIHMFCIRHIASNFLRSFKAPHLQRLIVNIGYSRTMREFDMRYQRLCERGEAYKQWLDRIPRQQYALAYDGGHRWGHMTTNLVECINGVLKGARNLPVTSLVKATFYRLNALFTRKRAEAEARISAGQLFSEYATQKILSNQRSAGNIQVNLFDRQNEVFEVREMPSGLEFAVNLRLQHCDCGEFQVDRIPCRHVFACCANQRLDWKQYVHEVYTMGEIRKVYKTRFRPLGNPTTWPVHQGPRLVPNPHLKRVAKGRPKKTRFLNEMDIRDLRGPRRCRLCGGEGHSRSRCPRRGETSASGSAPNS; encoded by the exons ATGCATGTGACTGATGAAGATAGTATGCAAAGAATGTTTTTTACCTATCATCAAACTAGAGCACAGACCTCACTtatcgagttgtatgttgagttcgaAGAAATCGATGATGTTGACTTTCCAGAACCCAACATAGACTGGGTGGGTTATAATACTGAAAGCGATGAAGAGTTTGAAGGTAATTATGAAGTTGTTGGTCCAACTGAAGATGTAGAGGAAGATGAGATAATGGTTGAAAGAGATGTGGCTGATGTTGCAAATGCACTAACCGGACAACATCCATATGGAGAGCCATCTTTTATGCATGCTTTGAATCTGGATGCCATGCATGCACCAGAATTTCCTGAGTACGTCAATACAG CCCCAGCTGTTGTAGCTACCGGTGAATTTGCTGTTGGAATGGAATTTAACTCTAGAGAGGCTGTTACTAAATCAGTTAAAGAGTATACCATTCGAAGAGGAGTTGATTATAGGGTATATGAATCAGAACCAACAACATTCTATGCTAAATGTGTACAGTATGGAATAagttgtgattggcttatcagagTTAGTCTTATGAAAAGACAGTATTGTTGGGTGATAAGGAGGTACAATGGTAGTCACACGTGCACCAGAAGTACCATATCTCAGGATCATGCTAAACTGGACTCTGAaacaattgcagaagcaataaagccattAGTTGAGGCTGACCCGTCCATAAAAGTAAAATCTGTCATTGCTGAAGTACAATCGAAGTTCAACTACACGATAAGTTATCGCAAAGCATGGTTGGCCAAGCAAAAGGCAGTGGAAAAAATATTTGGTGGGTGGGAATCTTCATATGAAGCTTTGCCCACATGGTTTGAAGCAATGGTTGCAAAAGAACCATCAGCAGCTGTTGAGTATGAAACTGCATATGGCTATCGAGGGGATGAGTTAGTTGAAGATCTCCGGATTCTGACACGAGTCTTCTGGGCTTTCTACCCATGCATTAAAGCATTCAGAAGTTGCAAGCCAGTGGTTCAGATTGACGGCACACATTTGTATGGAAAGTATAAAGGAGCTCTTTTAGTTGCAGTATCACAAGATGGCAATGGAAATATCGTGCCGCTTGCATTTGCCATAGTCGAAGGTGAGACTGCCGATGCCTGGCACTTTTTTCTTAGCCATTTGCGAACACATGTAGTTAATCGGGATGGTGTTGCCCTTATCTCTGATCGACACGAGTCAATCATCTCAGCTGTGGGTCGTAGTAATGGAGCATGGGAATATCCGAGAGCTATTCATATGTTTTGCATCCGACATATAGCATCCAACTTTTTGAGGAGTTTCAAGGCACCACACCTGCAGAGGCTAATTGTCAACATTGGCTATTCTAGAACAATGCGTGAATTTGATATGCGTTACCAGAGATTATGTGAGCGGGGGGAGGCTTACAAGCAGTGGTTAGACCGGATCCCTCGACAGCAGTATGCCTTGGCGTATGATGGTGGACATCGTTGGGGGCATATGACAACTAACCTAGTGGAGTGCATTAATGGAGTATTGAAAGGGGCACGCAATCTTCCGGTCACATCCCTTGTTAAGGCAACTTTTTACAGGCTAAATGCATTGTTCACAAGGAAGAGAGCTGAGGCTGAGGCTCGTATAAGTGCAGGACAACTATTCTCTGAATATGCAACTCAGAAAATTCTGTCAAATCAGCGCTCAGCGGGGAACATTCAAGTTAACCTATTTGATAGGCAGAACGAGGTATTTGAAGTGCGCGAGATGCCAAGTGGGTTGGAGTTTGCAGTAAACTTGCGCCTTCAGCATTGTGATTGTGGTGAGTTTCAGGTGGATCGAATTCCATGTCGCCATGTATTTGCCTGCTGTGCAAACCAGCGCCTGGATTGGAAACAGTATGTGCACGAGGTTTATACGATGGGTGAGATCCGAAAGGTATACAAGACCCGATTCAGGCCACTAGGAAACCCAACAACATGGCCTGTGCATCAAGGACCAAGACTCGTACCCAATCCCCACCTCAAGCGAGTGGCCAAAGGTCGTCCTAAGAAAACTcgcttcttgaatgagatggatatTCGTGATCTACGTGGTCCTAGGCGTTGTAGGCTTTGTGGCGGTGAGGGTCATAGTCGAAGCAGATGCCCGCGCCGTGGTGAAACCAGTGCTAGTGGATCGGCTCCAAACTCGTAG
- the LOC112782393 gene encoding uncharacterized protein isoform X1, whose product MGKRDITRAEDHIVKYLRHPVYGSRNLHMRHLHQIDSYDNRVEEQLKASGFYYVSQIGRIVSHRPTVDALVERWRPETHTFHLPYGECTITLEDVAMILGLRTDGLPVTGSTDHSTSGLENECLAQFGVAPGPNDHKGSGIKLAWFRTLKRRQHLTDQVSKEIYVKCHIMCLFGTTLFSDKSGTSVHWKYLPLLRDFSQIHKFSWGSACLAHMYRSLCRASRYDCKDMDGPLALLLVWAWIRMPTIGPLPVDTSFPLARRWNDYQPTTEHYKNWTTSDVRRRLDDLPLDGFVWDAYSPNRVAPQVIPFDINSGANLWSATVPLICFEAVEWHPTDRIRRQFGFHQDPPVEAMKLGASHNIVLTGPKNKNWGIEHAVWISQWLNSSMCVLTGEYVDNYQPSDRYMDWYIGKFGDHLRVSELAEHEEEGQQEQPHQQEQHTQQEQPPQQQGPPQQQGPPYPYLPYQQPYPYPPQHPHPQYLQEYANPFTQPFIQPPYSQPYPYYPPPPYTQEYTQPFTHPPYGQPSTICEAYRPTQVPQGSLTQLLGAVAQDEDQYRHIIDWVQGPESSQWVNDLYSIQDPIQVPVADVVSGRLSLDARHQPRAYSEHSRARTSIDSVRSVHRGIGCRQSPARISMSEGDEAENEDAVDETPRGEDMVDETLADEDEVDQPGTGDDVMDDDSGSDVQGQSKGYNLRIDPVRKSRSRWSPSLIKKRVKKGCSKVAETVKKSIFK is encoded by the exons ATGGGAAAACGTGACATCACACGTGCGGAAGATCATATTGTAAAATATCTTCGACATCCTGTATAT GGTTCAAGAAATTTGCACATGAGACACTTACACCAAATAGACTCATATGATAATAGAGTGGAAGAACAACTGAAGGCGAGCGGGTTCTATTATGTTTCTCAAATTGGGAGGATCGTGTCTCATAGGCCGACTGTAGATGCACTGGTTGAAAGGTGGCGCCCGGAAACGCACACGTTTCATCTTCCATATGGTGAGTGCACGATCACTTTGGAGGACGTCGCAATGATTCTTGGACTCCGAACTGATGGTTTGCCAGTGACTGGATCAACTGATCATAGTACAAGTGGGTTAGAAAACGAGTGCTTGGCCCAATTTGGTGTTGCTCCTGGGCCGAACGACCACAAAGGAAGTGGAATCAAGCTGGCATGGTTCCGCACCCTAAAGCGGCGCCAACATTTGACTGATCAAGTAAGTAAGGAAATTTATGTGAAATGTCACATAATGTGTCTATTTGGTACGACGTTATTTAGTGACAAGTCTGGAACCTCTGTGCACTGGAAGTATTTGCCGTTACTTCGTGACTTTTCTCAAATTCATAAGTTTAGTTGGGGTTCTGCTTGCCTTGCGCACATGTATCGATCATTATGTCGGGCATCGAGATATGATTGCAAGGACATGGATGGTCCTTTGGCGTTGCTCCTTGTGTGGGCCTGGATACGAATGCCGACAATAGGGCCTCTGCCGGTGGATACCAGCTTTCCACTCGCTCGCAG GTGGAATGATTATCAACCCACCACTGAGCACTATAAAAATTGGACAACCTCTGACGTCAGGAGAAGGTTGGATGATCTTCCTCTGgatggg TTTGTGTGGGACGCATACAGTCCTAATCGGGTTGCGCCTCAAGTTATTCCATTTGATATTAACAGTGGTGCAAATCTTTGGAGTGCAACTGTACCTTTAATATGTTTTGAGGCTGTGGAGTGGCATCCGACTGACAGGATTAGAAGACAGTTTGGCTTTCATCAAGACCCCCCAGTCGAAGCTATGAAACTTGGAGCGTCCCATAACATAGTGCTAACAGGTCCAAAGAATAAAAACTGGGGCATAGAACATGCAGTATGGATCTCACAATGGTTAAATAGTTCTATGTGTGTCTTAACAGGTGAATATGTGGACAACTATCAACCATCTGACCGGTACATGGACTGGTATATTGGTAAATTTGGTGATCACTTGCGGGTATCCGAGCTTGCTGAGCATGAGGAAGAAGGTCAACAAGAGCAACCACATCAGCAAGAACAACATACTCAGCAAGAACAACCACCTCAACAACAAGGACCACCTCAACAACAAGGACCACCATACCCATACCTACCATATCAACAGCCATATCCATACCCACCACAACATCCACACCCACAGTACTTACAGGAATATGCAAACCCTTTCACCCAACCCTTCAtacaaccaccatactcacaaccATATCCATATTATCCACCCCCACCATACACACAAGAATATACACAACCTTTCACCCATCCACCATATGGTCAGCCATCTACCATTTGTGAGGCATACAGGCCGACACAGGTACCGCAAGGTTCATTGACACAGTTACTAGGCGCAGTGGCACAGGATGAGGATCAATATAGACACATTATTGATTGGGTACAGGGTCCCGAGTCATCTCAGTGGGTTAATGATTTATACTCTATCCAAGACCCTATACAGGTGCCAGTGGCTGACGTTGTTTCCGGACGATTGTCTTTGGATGCGAGGCATCAACCGCGGGCCTATTCTGAGCATTCTAGGGCAAGAACTTCTATTGATTCAGTTAGGAGTGTCCACAGAGGCATTGGATGTCGCCAAAGTCCGGCACGAATTTCTATGTCTGAGGGTGACGAGGCGGAGAATGAGGATGCAGTTGATGAGACTCCTAGAGGTGAGGATATGGTTGATGAGACTCTTGCAGATGAGGATGAGGTTGATCAACCTGGTACAGGTGATGATGTTATGGATGACGATTCTGGTTCAG ATGTCCAAGGTCAAAGTAAAGGTTACAACCTTAGGATTGATCCGGTCCGTAAGAGTCGATCTAGATGGAGCCCGTCattgatcaagaagagggtaaaAAAGGGATGCTCTAAGGTGGCCGAAACCGTTAAGAAAAGTATATTTAAATGA
- the LOC112782393 gene encoding uncharacterized protein isoform X2 produces the protein MGKRDITRAEDHIVKYLRHPVYGSRNLHMRHLHQIDSYDNRVEEQLKASGFYYVSQIGRIVSHRPTVDALVERWRPETHTFHLPYGECTITLEDVAMILGLRTDGLPVTGSTDHSTSGLENECLAQFGVAPGPNDHKGSGIKLAWFRTLKRRQHLTDQVSKEIYVKCHIMCLFGTTLFSDKSGTSVHWKYLPLLRDFSQIHKFSWGSACLAHMYRSLCRASRYDCKDMDGPLALLLVWAWIRMPTIGPLPVDTSFPLARRWNDYQPTTEHYKNWTTSDVRRRLDDLPLDGFVWDAYSPNRVAPQVIPFDINSGANLWSATVPLICFEAVEWHPTDRIRRQFGFHQDPPVEAMKLGASHNIVLTGEYVDNYQPSDRYMDWYIGKFGDHLRVSELAEHEEEGQQEQPHQQEQHTQQEQPPQQQGPPQQQGPPYPYLPYQQPYPYPPQHPHPQYLQEYANPFTQPFIQPPYSQPYPYYPPPPYTQEYTQPFTHPPYGQPSTICEAYRPTQVPQGSLTQLLGAVAQDEDQYRHIIDWVQGPESSQWVNDLYSIQDPIQVPVADVVSGRLSLDARHQPRAYSEHSRARTSIDSVRSVHRGIGCRQSPARISMSEGDEAENEDAVDETPRGEDMVDETLADEDEVDQPGTGDDVMDDDSGSDVQGQSKGYNLRIDPVRKSRSRWSPSLIKKRVKKGCSKVAETVKKSIFK, from the exons ATGGGAAAACGTGACATCACACGTGCGGAAGATCATATTGTAAAATATCTTCGACATCCTGTATAT GGTTCAAGAAATTTGCACATGAGACACTTACACCAAATAGACTCATATGATAATAGAGTGGAAGAACAACTGAAGGCGAGCGGGTTCTATTATGTTTCTCAAATTGGGAGGATCGTGTCTCATAGGCCGACTGTAGATGCACTGGTTGAAAGGTGGCGCCCGGAAACGCACACGTTTCATCTTCCATATGGTGAGTGCACGATCACTTTGGAGGACGTCGCAATGATTCTTGGACTCCGAACTGATGGTTTGCCAGTGACTGGATCAACTGATCATAGTACAAGTGGGTTAGAAAACGAGTGCTTGGCCCAATTTGGTGTTGCTCCTGGGCCGAACGACCACAAAGGAAGTGGAATCAAGCTGGCATGGTTCCGCACCCTAAAGCGGCGCCAACATTTGACTGATCAAGTAAGTAAGGAAATTTATGTGAAATGTCACATAATGTGTCTATTTGGTACGACGTTATTTAGTGACAAGTCTGGAACCTCTGTGCACTGGAAGTATTTGCCGTTACTTCGTGACTTTTCTCAAATTCATAAGTTTAGTTGGGGTTCTGCTTGCCTTGCGCACATGTATCGATCATTATGTCGGGCATCGAGATATGATTGCAAGGACATGGATGGTCCTTTGGCGTTGCTCCTTGTGTGGGCCTGGATACGAATGCCGACAATAGGGCCTCTGCCGGTGGATACCAGCTTTCCACTCGCTCGCAG GTGGAATGATTATCAACCCACCACTGAGCACTATAAAAATTGGACAACCTCTGACGTCAGGAGAAGGTTGGATGATCTTCCTCTGgatggg TTTGTGTGGGACGCATACAGTCCTAATCGGGTTGCGCCTCAAGTTATTCCATTTGATATTAACAGTGGTGCAAATCTTTGGAGTGCAACTGTACCTTTAATATGTTTTGAGGCTGTGGAGTGGCATCCGACTGACAGGATTAGAAGACAGTTTGGCTTTCATCAAGACCCCCCAGTCGAAGCTATGAAACTTGGAGCGTCCCATAACATAGTGCTAACAG GTGAATATGTGGACAACTATCAACCATCTGACCGGTACATGGACTGGTATATTGGTAAATTTGGTGATCACTTGCGGGTATCCGAGCTTGCTGAGCATGAGGAAGAAGGTCAACAAGAGCAACCACATCAGCAAGAACAACATACTCAGCAAGAACAACCACCTCAACAACAAGGACCACCTCAACAACAAGGACCACCATACCCATACCTACCATATCAACAGCCATATCCATACCCACCACAACATCCACACCCACAGTACTTACAGGAATATGCAAACCCTTTCACCCAACCCTTCAtacaaccaccatactcacaaccATATCCATATTATCCACCCCCACCATACACACAAGAATATACACAACCTTTCACCCATCCACCATATGGTCAGCCATCTACCATTTGTGAGGCATACAGGCCGACACAGGTACCGCAAGGTTCATTGACACAGTTACTAGGCGCAGTGGCACAGGATGAGGATCAATATAGACACATTATTGATTGGGTACAGGGTCCCGAGTCATCTCAGTGGGTTAATGATTTATACTCTATCCAAGACCCTATACAGGTGCCAGTGGCTGACGTTGTTTCCGGACGATTGTCTTTGGATGCGAGGCATCAACCGCGGGCCTATTCTGAGCATTCTAGGGCAAGAACTTCTATTGATTCAGTTAGGAGTGTCCACAGAGGCATTGGATGTCGCCAAAGTCCGGCACGAATTTCTATGTCTGAGGGTGACGAGGCGGAGAATGAGGATGCAGTTGATGAGACTCCTAGAGGTGAGGATATGGTTGATGAGACTCTTGCAGATGAGGATGAGGTTGATCAACCTGGTACAGGTGATGATGTTATGGATGACGATTCTGGTTCAG ATGTCCAAGGTCAAAGTAAAGGTTACAACCTTAGGATTGATCCGGTCCGTAAGAGTCGATCTAGATGGAGCCCGTCattgatcaagaagagggtaaaAAAGGGATGCTCTAAGGTGGCCGAAACCGTTAAGAAAAGTATATTTAAATGA
- the LOC112783968 gene encoding monothiol glutaredoxin-S2-like encodes MDRVTKMASERAVVIFSKSSCCMCHTIKTLLCEFGVNPAVHELDEIPRGRDVEQALSRLGCNPSVPAVFIGGELVGGANEVMSLHLNRSLIPMLKRAGALWV; translated from the coding sequence ATGGATAGGGTGACGAAGATGGCATCAGAGAGGGCAGTGGTGATCTTCAGCAAGAGCTCATGCTGCATGTGCCACACCATCAAGACCCTCTTGTGCGAGTTCGGTGTGAACCCGGCTGTTCATGAACTTGATGAGATACCAAGAGGGAGAGACGTTGAGCAAGCTCTTTCAAGGCTAGGGTGCAACCCTTCTGTGCCGGCAGTCTTCATTGGTGGCGAGCTTGTTGGTGGAGCCAATGAAGTCATGAGCCTTCACCTTAACCGCTCCTTGATCCCAATGCTTAAGAGAGCCGGTGCTCTTTGGGTTTGA